A single genomic interval of Mustela nigripes isolate SB6536 chromosome 7, MUSNIG.SB6536, whole genome shotgun sequence harbors:
- the NKX2-4 gene encoding homeobox protein Nkx-2.4, which yields MSLSPKHTTPFSVSDILSPIEETYKKFGGAMDGAPPGLGAPLGAAAAYRAPPLGPSSQAAAVAGMQPPHAMAGHNAAAAAAAAAAAAAAAATYHMPPGVSQFSHGAMGGYCNGGLGNVGELPAYTDGMRGGAAAAATGWYGANPDPRYSSISRFMGPSAGVNVAGMGSLTGIADAAKTLAPLHAAAAAPRRKRRVLFSQAQVYELERRFKQQKYLSAPEREHLASMIHLTPTQVKIWFQNHRYKMKRQAKDKAAQQLQQEGGLGPPPPPPPSPRRVAVPVLVKDGKPCQNGASTPTPGQAGPQPPAPTPAPELEELSPSPPALHGPGGGLAALDATAGDYGGGVLGANLLYGRTW from the exons ATGTCGTTGAGCCCCAAGCACACGACGCCCTTCTCCGTGTCCGACATCCTGAGCCCCATCGAGGAGACCTACAAGAAGTTCGGCGGCGCCATGGACGGCGCGCCGCCCGGCCTGGGGGCGCCCCTGGGGGCCGCGGCCGCCTACCGTGCGCCGCCGCTCGGCCCCTCCTCGcaggcggcggcggtggcgggcATGCAGCCGCCCCACGCCATGGCGGGCCACaacgcggcggcggcggcggcggcggcagccgcggcggcggcggcagccgcCACCTACCACATGCCGCCGGGCGTCTCGCAGTTCTCGCACGGCGCCATGGGCGGCTACTGCAACGGCGGCCTGGGCAACGTGGGCGAGCTGCCCGCCTACACGGACGGCATGCGGGGCGGTGCGGCCGCCGCGGCCACCGGCTGGTACGGCGCCAACCCGGATCCGCGCTACTCGTCAA TCTCCAGGTTCATGGGGCCATCAGCGGGCGTGAACGTAGCCGGCATGGGGTCGCTGACGGGCATCGCGGACGCCGCCAAGACGCTGGCGCCGCTGCATGCAGCTGCGGCGGCGCCGCGAAGGAAGCGCCGCGTGCTCTTCTCGCAGGCGCAGGTCTACGAGCTGGAGCGTCGCTTCAAGCAGCAGAAGTACCTATCGGCTCCCGAGCGCGAGCACCTGGCCAGCATGATCCACCTGACGCCCACGCAGGTCAAGATCTGGTTCCAGAATCACCGCTACAAGATGAAGCGGCAGGCCAAGGACAAGGCGGCGCAGCAGCTGCAGCAGGAGGGTGGCCTGGGACCGCCACCACCCCCGCCGCCGTCCCCGCGTCGCGTGGCGGTGCCCGTGCTAGTCAAGGACGGCAAGCCGTGCCAGAACGGTGCCAGCACCCCGACACCCGGCCAGGCCGGCCCGCAGCCGCCCGCCCCGACGCCGGCGCCTGAGCTCGAGGAGCTGTCACCCAGCCCGCCAGCGCTGCACGGGCCGGGGGGCGGTCTGGCGGCCCTGGACGCGACCGCGGGGGACTACGGCGGCGGCGTGCTCGGCGCCAACCTGCTCTATGGCAGAACGTGGTGA